From a region of the Motacilla alba alba isolate MOTALB_02 chromosome 25, Motacilla_alba_V1.0_pri, whole genome shotgun sequence genome:
- the RHBG gene encoding ammonium transporter Rh type B isoform X1, with translation MPEHAAASGLRLSGLCFLLQILIILLFAAFVRYSPEGSPGPCPPQPNCSRRSQDPAFQQPRFQDVHVQVLLSFGLLLAFLSRYGPGSAAISILTTAFAIQWAVLIQGVLYFFLNGKIYVGAQSLVNADFCTAAVLISTGAVLGRVSPVQMLLLALLEVTLCTLNEYILLGLMGVSDSGRSLTVHTFGAYFGLTVSRVLHQPHKDKRKREERQEKRQADVFAVAGTIYLWIFWPSFTSTTTVHHNAESWAVLNTYFSLVASTMSAFILSPVLHEESTPRMVQIQDATLAGLAVMGMAGEMLATPFGALIAGFLAGLISLLGFRFLTPVLHSRLKIQDTCGVHNTHGLPGVLGALLGTLLTLLATADTHGYRLELVFPLVAQGSRTVTDQAFMQLGALPLTLLLATLGGCITGGVLKIKVPRCSSDAQRKENSISGEVAEEGSDPSASGKEEQGISTLV, from the exons ATGCCTGAGCACGCAGCCGCCTCCGGGCTCCGGCTCTCGgggctctgcttcctcctgcaaatcctcatcatcctcctcttcGCCGCGTTCGTGCGGTACAGCCCCGAGGGCAGCCCCGGGCCGTGTCCCCCGCAGCCGAACTGCAGCCGCAGGAGCCAGGACCCGGCTTTCCAGCAGCCCC gTTTTCAGGATGTCCACGTCCAAGTGCTCCTCAGCTTTGGGCTCCTGCTGGCGTTCCTCAGCCGCTACGGGCCAGGCAGTGCGGCCATCAGCATCCTCACCACAGCCTTCGCCATCCAGTGGGCTGTTCTGATCCAGGGCGTGCTTTACTTCTTCCTCAACGGCAAAATTTACGTGGGAGCTCAGAG cctggtcAATGCTGACTTCTGCACCGCAGCTGTTCTGATCTccactggagctgtgctgggcagggtaAGCCctgtgcagatgctgctgctggccctgctggaaGTCACGCTGTGCACGCTCAATGAATACATCCTGCTCGGCCTCATGGGG GTGAGCGACAGTGGACGCTCCTTGACCGTCCACACCTTCGGTGCTTATTTCGGCCTGACGGTTTCACGGGTCCTGCACCAGCCCCACAAGGAcaagaggaagagggaagagcGGCAGGAGAAGCGCCAGGCGGATGTCTTTGCTGTGGCTG GAACCATCTACCTGTGGATCTTCTGGCCCAGCTTCACCTCCACCACCACTGTCCACCACAACGCCGagagctgggcagtgctcaACACCTACTTTTCACTGGTGGCAAGCACCATGTCCGCCTTCATCCTCTCTCCTGTCCTCCACGAGGAGAGCACCCCACGGATG GTGCAGATCCAGGATGCCACCCTGGCTGGCCTGGCCGTGATGGGTATGGCTGGGGAGATGCTGGCCACCCCCTTTGGGGCCCTCATCGCAGGGTTCCTGGCTGGCCTGATCTCCCTGCTTGGCTTCAGATTCCTCACG CCCGTTCTACACTCCAGGCTGAAAATCCAGGACACCTGCGGGGTTCACAACACCCACGGGCTGCCGGGGGTGCTGGGGGCCTTGCTGGGGACGCTGCTGACGCTGCTGGCCACCGCAGACACTCACGGTTACAG GCTGGAGCTTGTGTTCCCACTGGTGGCCCAGGGCAGCCGGACAGTCACTGACCAAGCGTTCATGCAGCTCGGCGCCCtgcccctcaccctgctgctcgCAACGCTCGGGGGCTGCATCACGG GAGGCGTCCTGAAAATCAAGGTGCCGAGGTGCTCCTCGGACGCGCAGCGCAAGGAGAACTCCATCTCGGGGGAG GTGGCTGAGGAAGGATCTGACCCCAGTGCGAGTggaaaggaggagcagggcatCAGCACCTTGGTGTGA
- the RHBG gene encoding ammonium transporter Rh type B isoform X2, whose amino-acid sequence MPEHAAASGLRLSGLCFLLQILIILLFAAFVRYSPEGSPGPCPPQPNCSRRSQDPAFQQPRFQDVHVQVLLSFGLLLAFLSRYGPGSAAISILTTAFAIQWAVLIQGVLYFFLNGKIYVGAQSLVNADFCTAAVLISTGAVLGRVSPVQMLLLALLEVTLCTLNEYILLGLMGVSDSGRSLTVHTFGAYFGLTVSRVLHQPHKDKRKREERQEKRQADVFAVAGTIYLWIFWPSFTSTTTVHHNAESWAVLNTYFSLVASTMSAFILSPVLHEESTPRMVQIQDATLAGLAVMGMAGEMLATPFGALIAGFLAGLISLLGFRFLTPVLHSRLKIQDTCGVHNTHGLPGVLGALLGTLLTLLATADTHGYRLELVFPLVAQGSRTVTDQAFMQLGALPLTLLLATLGGCITGG is encoded by the exons ATGCCTGAGCACGCAGCCGCCTCCGGGCTCCGGCTCTCGgggctctgcttcctcctgcaaatcctcatcatcctcctcttcGCCGCGTTCGTGCGGTACAGCCCCGAGGGCAGCCCCGGGCCGTGTCCCCCGCAGCCGAACTGCAGCCGCAGGAGCCAGGACCCGGCTTTCCAGCAGCCCC gTTTTCAGGATGTCCACGTCCAAGTGCTCCTCAGCTTTGGGCTCCTGCTGGCGTTCCTCAGCCGCTACGGGCCAGGCAGTGCGGCCATCAGCATCCTCACCACAGCCTTCGCCATCCAGTGGGCTGTTCTGATCCAGGGCGTGCTTTACTTCTTCCTCAACGGCAAAATTTACGTGGGAGCTCAGAG cctggtcAATGCTGACTTCTGCACCGCAGCTGTTCTGATCTccactggagctgtgctgggcagggtaAGCCctgtgcagatgctgctgctggccctgctggaaGTCACGCTGTGCACGCTCAATGAATACATCCTGCTCGGCCTCATGGGG GTGAGCGACAGTGGACGCTCCTTGACCGTCCACACCTTCGGTGCTTATTTCGGCCTGACGGTTTCACGGGTCCTGCACCAGCCCCACAAGGAcaagaggaagagggaagagcGGCAGGAGAAGCGCCAGGCGGATGTCTTTGCTGTGGCTG GAACCATCTACCTGTGGATCTTCTGGCCCAGCTTCACCTCCACCACCACTGTCCACCACAACGCCGagagctgggcagtgctcaACACCTACTTTTCACTGGTGGCAAGCACCATGTCCGCCTTCATCCTCTCTCCTGTCCTCCACGAGGAGAGCACCCCACGGATG GTGCAGATCCAGGATGCCACCCTGGCTGGCCTGGCCGTGATGGGTATGGCTGGGGAGATGCTGGCCACCCCCTTTGGGGCCCTCATCGCAGGGTTCCTGGCTGGCCTGATCTCCCTGCTTGGCTTCAGATTCCTCACG CCCGTTCTACACTCCAGGCTGAAAATCCAGGACACCTGCGGGGTTCACAACACCCACGGGCTGCCGGGGGTGCTGGGGGCCTTGCTGGGGACGCTGCTGACGCTGCTGGCCACCGCAGACACTCACGGTTACAG GCTGGAGCTTGTGTTCCCACTGGTGGCCCAGGGCAGCCGGACAGTCACTGACCAAGCGTTCATGCAGCTCGGCGCCCtgcccctcaccctgctgctcgCAACGCTCGGGGGCTGCATCACGG GTGGCTGA